The following nucleotide sequence is from Capra hircus breed San Clemente chromosome 16, ASM170441v1, whole genome shotgun sequence.
AAGTTTCTTAATGTATTCAGAGCGATCTTAGTGATTGTCTTTCCTGAACTCAAAATCTTGGTTAAAGGTTTCTGTTATGAACAGCAATGCATGTTTCGGTTAATTTTCTAAAGTCTAAACCCAATCCTGAAAATCCTAGACTTAAGACCTGTCtgggcatgttttttttttttttttttttttgcggaaGGCATGTTTTAACATTTCACTTAGGATTTGTCGTTTTTGTACTAAGGTAAAAGTGATGataatttattcatcttatatttttaatgtgtagtTTTCATTCTAAACATTAAgtgctcttggaagaaaattgGGAAATAGGTGTTGAAAGAGGAGATGGGAAAAGGAATCATCCTAATGCCCTACTAACCAATCTCAGTGATATTTTTAATAGCCTGGTGTATTTCCTCCCACTGTTTTCCATTTATATGGAAATATCAATTTCTGTTTACCTATTTGTGTGAAACCACACATGCATGACACTACATAGACAATTTTCCTCTTTCTAGGATTCAGGATATCATGTTAATGAAATTGAAGTTGTACattgaaaatgtttaataaacaATTGAATTTCCTCTCACTTCTACTCTGCAAGGAGTTATTCCAAAGAATATTAAGCTGTTCTGGTGTGTATAATTCCTTAAAAGGAGCTAGTAGGATAGATAGTGATCATTTAGTTCCAACTTTTCCTGAAGTCTCTGTGTGATTGTTGATAGGCTTATATGGTTGATTTGTCAGTTTCTAAACCCCTTCTATCAAGGGACTCTTATCATTTATAAGTGACAAAAGTCTAAAAGTTAACCTTAACGCTTTAATGATGAAAAGTGACTAGAGCTCTGTGTCAGGTCAGCTGTTTGTATTAGACTTATCCATAGTTGCATATGATTTGGGGGTGATAGCAttcaattttgttgtttttgatatATACCAACAAGTATAGAATGTTCCCAGGACCCCACAGAAAAGGTAAACTTCATTTGGAAGTGGGAAGGTAGGAGGTTGGAGTATGAGAAAGGAGTATCATCTTAATGATGATACTTAATTTACCCCTGACCGTATATCCTGGCCTGTACCCAGGATGTCAACTTATATTAAATTGCTCTGAGCACATTTCTTCATatgttttatgaaaaattttCACCTCCATCTCTTAAATGGAATTAGGCAAGAATGTTTATATAAACACTTTAGATGTGTTTGatacagaatttttatttctttgtagatCCAGAAAAGTCCAGAAATGATGCAATGGAAGTACAAGTGAATGGGAATCTTATCAGAGAACCCGAAGAGGTGGAATTGGAAGAGGATGAAGATAAGACTGGACAACTTAACATGCGTGGAGTTTTTCTGCATGTCTTTGGAGATGCTTTGGGTTCAGTGATTGTGGTAGTAAATGCCTTAGTCTTTTACTTTAATTGGAAAGGTTGTCCTGAAGGGGAGATTTGTGTGAACCCATGTATACCTGACCCCTGCAAAGCATTTGTAGAATTAGTTAATAGTACTCAGGCAACAGTTCAAGAGGCTGGTCCTTGCTGGGTACTGTATTTAGATCCAACTCTTTGTATTGTAATGGTTTGTATACTTCTTTACACAACTTATCCATTGCTTAAGGAGTCTGCTCTTATTCTTCTCCAAACTGTTCCTAAACAAATTGATATCAAAAATTTGATAAAAGAACTTCGAAATGTTGAAGGAGTTGAGGAAGTTCATGAATTACATGTTTGGCAACTTGCTGGAAGCAGAATCATTGCCACTGCACACATAAAATGTGAAGACCCGACATCATACATGCAGGTGGCTAAGATCATTAAAGACGTTTTCCATAATCACGGAATTCACGCTACCACCATTCAGCCTGAATTTGCTAGTGTAGGCTCTAAGTCAAGTGTAGTCCCGTGTGAACTTGCCTGCAGAACTCAGTGTGCTTTGAAGCAATGTTGTGGGACACGGCCACAAGCCCAGTCTGGAAAGGATGCAGAAAAGGCCCCATCAGTTAGCATTTCTTGTTTAGAACTTAGTGACAATCTAGAGAAGCAGCCCAAGAGGACTAAAGTTGAAAACATCCCTGCTGTTGtgatagagattaaaaaaatgccAAACAAACAACCTGAATCATCTTTGTGAGTCTTGAAAAAGATGTGATGTTTGACTTTTGCTTTAAACTGCAAGAGGAAAAAAGACTATTGAAATTCTATGTTTGCCAAGTAGTGTAATTGAAGTCCTTGTCTGGTCACACAGTTTAATTCTATTTTTGTAAGAACATAATGGGACTGCTTAACAGAGTTCTATATTACAACTTTGTGATTATTAGTGCAGAGTACAGCTATGCTGTAACAGTTTTGGAAAGCCAGTTTTAACACTATGTTACATTTTTGTTTAAGTATAAACCTTATATAACATAATGCTATttgatttccagtttttcaatgGTAAAAAACTAATTAGGgggataaataaatttaaattgttactggaatttctctgcttttcttttcccccagtgttatattttgtttgttaGAATTATAATTGCTAGAACTCTAAAAATTAACAGGTCTGTTTCCTTTGATGTTTTATGTAATATTTCCTTGCCCTTTGAGATCATTACATAGCATAATGGCAGCATATTTTAAGAATGACTCATGAATATTATTaggaaaagttcttttttttcttcacatggGGTTTTATGATACTGAAGATCAGTTACTACTCTGTATCCTATGTTGCTGAGTATTATTCTAATAGATAATTAAATTGAACTAGTATACCTATAATAGGGCATATGGACAGTAAGAGCAGGGAAGGAAGTTTTACCAAATTAAATATTTAGATTCTTGTAAGTTAATAATCAGACtacatatttaaattattctgagaattttaacttttttttaaaaaaaaaacaaaaaaacaaaggtaGCCTAAAAGATGAATGTGTTCACCAGCATTACTTTCTTTGAAAGATTGGCATTAGAAACAGAGTTGAAAGTTTactcataaaatatatacaataaatatttttaagactttaatTTAATAATTCCATGTTAAATGAAAGCTTATTAATCTAATCTTTTAAAttgtgagttttaaaaataacttcagaGTCATTTCACAGTGACCAATTATGAATGGATTCAAACAGCTTTTTGAGCCCAACCAGCAATGCTTGTGCTTTACCAAGAGCCGTTGACTTGAGAGAAAAATCTGAAGGCTAATGTGGTTTGGATATTAAACTGTCAAAAAGCAAAATTAGTTAAGACAAAATTAATAATTGAGATTCTATAAGTCATTCTGTCTTGACATTGCTCAGACCTTCCAATAGTGGCTTATTTTGCAAGATGTTGTAGTATCTATACAGGAAACTGTTTTTGGCTATTTCTTTGTTTGTATGGATTTCAAATCCATACACAAATATTATTTAAGGGTatttaagttatatttttctGATAGAGGGATTATGCTTTGTGAAGAAACTAGATTTTTGTCCTCAAAAGGATGAATATTAATATCAGTTATCATGTATAGCTCTATTTTTCTAGAAACGAGGTATCCTGACTACTTTAGTACCTTTTATAGCTGACTACTTTGGGATTGGCTaccttttgggatttgaaataattcattgTTTAGTGGGTCTTAAGATGAAAACGTTGGCATTTGACAGTTAACTTTTTAAAGGGACGATCTTTTATGGTAGATGGTGTGATTTTTTCCTAGTATAAGCCTGTTGCTGGCAATGGGCCTGTTTAAGaacacccagtttttccattgaGAATGAGGTAATTTTAGGAACACAGTTTGTAAGTTCATATTTACTATAATGGGCGAAAACCATAACCTGCCAATTTGCAATACATCTTTATCATTTAATACTCTTCTGATATTGTATATTTCAATTCCTAAACTGGTAGTTACTTGGAATtttgcaaacttttttttaaaacatgaaattggAATTTCATATGAATGAACAAGAGAAAGCTTCAAATTATATCATGTACATTCCTGATTTACCATTTTTTGAAGATCTCAAAATTATGTTACAGAAATATTTCAGTAGTGATATAAAAGGATAACTGGTAATATATATTACATTCAATGAGGTTTTCTTTACAATGCTCTATTGGGTCAATTAAAGGTTGCATAAGGCATAAGACATCAAttgaaataagtttttttttaatggtgtatAAGCATGGGACaagggctattttttttttcaaagtgctttGAAAGTAACAGCCTTTAGATTTTAGttatttcacttttcataattttaagtAGCTCATAAGTAACAAAGTGGTACCATAGGATTCTCTTTTTCAAAGGATTTCTGTCATAATAGCAAAATCAGTGGGCACTGACCCACCTTTTCAGTTTTAGCAgagaattatttatttctttacaatGCACTTTCTAACCCATTTTTAGCTATAttagcattatcttttagaaatgcttttatatttaaatattgtgGGATTTAAGTGTCTTTTCCAAAATAgtttattctttcctggaagaaAATGAGGGAAATTCCATTAATTATTAGGAGACTTAAACCCAATATTTAAATGCTGTTTTATAACACTGCATCAGTTTTAGGAGGTGCATCTCTCCTGCTGGCTCTTTTATATTTGAGCAAGATCAGTGTATTTAGAATATGTGTTTAGAAATGTGTCTGTTGTCTCAATTTAGTAAGATGGAGGTGCTGCATGTGCCTGAATTAAAACCAACCCAGACATTTTTTTCCAACCTAAATTCCGCCTTAGTGATGAGAGAGATTTAATTCTCCATTGTCACCTTTTAGTTATATGattgtttaataaaattttttttttcagagagcaTCTGCCCTGTATAAAGTATGAACTAGAACctaaaggaaaagtaaaacaCTCAGAAACTTTGTTGtgtgtattttaacattttagaaaGTAGTATGTTTGAGTAACTAAGGTATGTAATTTGACCAGGAAGAATTTGCATCAAGAACACCTTGGAAAATCACAAGTAGATGACTATTAATGTTTGTATCTTGTTAACATCCtcagttaattttgaatttttgaaaGTTCTGAAGGAAAAGGCCTATGGAACCTAATATGAAGTATTTAGTAGGCTAACTGGTATTGAGTTGTAGATTTTTACTGTTTATAAACAAATATCATTTGATGAAATGTCATTTACCTGCTGTCTTAAGAtgttcacacatacacaaatatggAGAAGAATCCtacaatatagaaatatttattttaatagagtTTCAGTTAAGTCATAAAACAGTGTTAAAACTTGGGAAGGTAGAGGGTtcgttgttttttaaattgaaactgTCATACAGTGTTTGACCATCTGAAACGGGAATTATAATAGCACTATTTTGATGTAACTTTACTGCTATTATGTGGCAATGCTATTTAGTTTTACTAACAAGTTCTGAAATACTTAGCAGTCATTTTCACTGGCACAGGAGCCTTTTGTATGTCATTCAGTTTAAACTTTTAAACCAAAAACTTTATGGTTCAGTGTCTTTGGCAAAAAGATACTGAAGGGAATGTAACATACAATTAATATGTGGTTATATATAAAAAGACACAAATTGCCATGTTATGGTTCTGCCTTGAAACAGCACAATGAAGTGTATCAGTGTATTCTGTGATTCTTTATGAAACTTCTATGTTGTGTTGTTTTGTGTCTGCCGCAGGGTGTCCTTTGGGCCAGATGTGGCACAGTTAAATGCAATTATCATCTCATGAAATGCAGATGCAGATAAAATGTCTTTAGTGCTGCAACATTTTACCTAACTTTTTGTATGTTTCTGACTGTGCGTTATTTTCCAAAGCTGTTCCTACCTCACCATGAGGCTTTATGGATTGTTATGTATTATAAATGTTCTTTATGAGACAGACTACTGTGTTTCTTCTCATTTATTAAAAGttaagtagaaaaataaactaattttaataTCTACTTCATTGTTTTGTGCAtatggcctcagtagttgtggctcacaggcttattTGCTCTGGAgaatgggggatcttcccagaccagggattgaaccaatatCATACTATCCATGATTTCAGGCAACCACTGGGGGACTTGGATGAGAGGAGactaaaagtgtgtgtgtgtgtgtgtgtgtgtgtgagtcactcagtcatgtccgactttgcggccctgtggactgtagcccgccaggctcctctgtccctggaaatatccaggcaagaatactggagtgggttagcattttcttctccaggggatcttcctgacccaagatcgaacccgggtctcccacattgcaggcggattctttaccgtctgagcccccagtgAAGCCCAAGAGGAGACTACTGGACTGTGTTTTCTGGTAATTCTTTTCCAAACAATTAATTGTAAGATCCACTGTTGAATTACAGCACCAGAGGAGACTACTACAATTGATTCCACATATTTTTCATACTTGAACTTTTCTGAGATCAGTGCATCAATACAATCAGTGGTATCTTAACCACTCCTTTTGGCCCACTGTGTTTCTTATTAGCATGTATCTTACAATTAATCACTCAGAAAAGAATTACCAGGTCGTTCCAGAAGTACTGCCAACATTTCCTAAAACCTTATGTACTATGCATTGCACATCTGGATGAGAGCTGTTGCTTTTGAATTAGATGAAAATATGCTTAAGAAAGTCAATGACAGTGTTGCTTTTAAAGAAACCCCTTAGACATTTCTGAGCCTTCAGAATTGACCATTTTTGCCCTCTCCTCACTATAGCCTATATAGCCTTATCTCTTTTAAATCAAGTAATGTAGCAATTTGTTGCATTTGCTTATTTACAAacctatttcctttttaaagattataaattCTATGAGGTCAGAGCTATCTTCTTTATTTCCTCAGAGTCTAGCACACTGTAAGCATTCAAAGGTGTTTGAAAGAATATTGAGGAATGGCAGGTGTGGAAGAGGACATAGCAATAACACTATTAACAGTGAAAATATACTAAGCAGTTACTACCTACCAGCCACACATAttgtcatttaatccttacaaactGTTAGCCACATTCCATTATTCCCATTTGGCGGACCAACGGATATCAAGTACCTTACCCAAAGGCATCCAGATAGCGATGGAGCCAGAACTGGAATTGAGCAAGAGATCTAGAACGCATCAAGTCGCATGCTTTCCCATTACTTTGAACTGTCAACAACCTATTTCATAAGTAAACTCAGAATgaagaattcttttaaattttcatgcaACAAGCAGCAATAGATgggccaaagggaaaaaaatatacattttacagTATATGATATTTACAAAAACATCAGCATAGTCACCAGATGAAAAATCAGAACTTATGGTGTGTCATTCAAATTACATGTGGCAGAGGAATAACTATTTTTTAGAAGTTAGTGTCTCTTGGTTTCAGTCTAGCCTTGCAGACAGTGGCCATCATTACAAAGCAGTCAGCTAAGCCACTATTAGTACAAGTGTTGTTTAAGGTAGGGACTGCTCCCCTTGAAGCACAAACACCTATGGCCTACTTCACTTTTTATGCTGAAAACTGGCCATTTGGAGAACTGGAGAGCAGAGATGATTGAACTAAATGTGATTGAGGAGATGGAGGTAGAAGATGATTTGCTTTTCGACAGAGATGCTATTAGCATTTGGGTGAGAAAATGTATCGTAGTACAGAAGTGTCTCATGTGCTGAATTTAGTAACCCAAACTCCTTCCACACAAGTGTTTGTAGCTCCTCCACTTCCCCCGGCTCAAAATCAATACACCCCAACTTTTTCAAATGTCTCCGAGGGCGGCAGGCTGGCCCTGGACCACCATGAAGGACTGACCCAGTGGGACTCCTCCAGTCTCTCCCGCATGATCCAAATGCTATCTCTATTTTCCTCCTTTTACACAGACCCAGTATCATAgattctttgtgttttgtttgaaCTTCAGTCCCATCCTAAAGTCCAAGAACCACGGTTCCATTCCTACAGAGTCAAATAGACAACCTGGAGATTTGATTCCTGAGACTTACAGCCATTGAAAAGACCAGGTAGACAGGAACTCCTCTGAGAGGTTAAGGAGATTGTTCTGCTTAAGGAAGCAGTGCAGATGCGGCCAACTGAATTGGTCACAGAAACCATATCTTTTTTTAGAGTATAAGAATTGAATTTCTGGCATTGTAAAAGGGGTTCAAAACCAGTGCCCTTAAAGTATGGATTTGAATATTCAAATACAAATTTCAAGGATTGATCCTAATTTTTCTTCTAATTGTGAAAACGTCAAGGACGATTCTAGATAAAATTTATCTGCACTTCAGTTTTTGGAAGTATAGATTTACAGTATTTTGTTACTTTGAGGCATATAACATagtttttcagtgtttttgaGGATTATGTTCCAttacaggaggaggaaatggtacccaccagtattcttgcatggaaaattccatgggcagaggagcctggtgggctatagtccaaagggtctcaaagagtcggacaggactgagtgtgaGCACAGAGAGGTTCTAACGAGATAATGAGCATAATTCCCTGTGTTGCATGGTGTGTCCttgttacttatctattttatttatagtagtttgtatccacgcccctaatttgtccctccttctttccttttccttttagttaccataaatttatttttttatatctgtgagtctatttctatttgtaaataagttcatttgtatcatatttgagatttcacatataagtgatatcatatagtatttgtcttcctctgtctcatTTTGCTAAACTTAATATTAAGTCCATCCACA
It contains:
- the SLC30A1 gene encoding zinc transporter 1; amino-acid sequence: MGCWGRNRGRLLCMLLLTFMFMVLEVVVSRVTTSLAMLSDSFHMLSDVLALVVALVAERFARRTHATQKNTFGWIRAEVMGALVNAIFLTGLCFAILLEAIERFIEPHEMQQPLVVFGVGVAGLVVNVLGLCLFHHHSGFGDDSSHSHSHGGHSHGLPKGARSKSSRAGGSDNAVTPGEQGPDQEETNILVANSSNSNGLKLDQTDPEKSRNDAMEVQVNGNLIREPEEVELEEDEDKTGQLNMRGVFLHVFGDALGSVIVVVNALVFYFNWKGCPEGEICVNPCIPDPCKAFVELVNSTQATVQEAGPCWVLYLDPTLCIVMVCILLYTTYPLLKESALILLQTVPKQIDIKNLIKELRNVEGVEEVHELHVWQLAGSRIIATAHIKCEDPTSYMQVAKIIKDVFHNHGIHATTIQPEFASVGSKSSVVPCELACRTQCALKQCCGTRPQAQSGKDAEKAPSVSISCLELSDNLEKQPKRTKVENIPAVVIEIKKMPNKQPESSL